From the genome of Anopheles funestus chromosome 2RL, idAnoFuneDA-416_04, whole genome shotgun sequence:
TTAAATGAGCGATTAATACAATGATAAGTATTAAAATGGCTTCATTACTTTTTTCTGGATATTGATGAGATTCAGATAGATTCAGAGTCAGATAGAATACTCAGGCGTATGCAGTTTGCAATATTTCTAACATTAAGAACTGGATGATGTGCGTAGAACACAGATATTTTCGATGCCAGATAACTCAACACTTCTGCCCCATCGCACAAAGTGTCAATGTGGAAGTGATGCTGAAACCAAGAAGCATCACAAGAAGTGCGGATGCAAGAAGTGCATCGGTGAAGTTTGAAAACCTGTTCGAGTCCAATTCAGAATCGATTGATATGGGGAGTTTCGGTGCCATCCTGTTTACCTTGAATCTGGTGCGTACACCACATAGTGACGTTATCACTGCATTCGTCTGGCAGCTGAAGAAAGTATAACCAGCGGGGCAAACTTATGCGCGATTAGTTTGCGTCTGTGCTAAGATGACCGTGGTTCGTTACGGAAATACAATCCGCGTCTGCCCTGTGAGGTGGAGTACGTTCTTTGCGAGTAGTCCCAGCTTTAACGGACGATGGTTTTGGGTGTTATGTGTAATGGTTCTCCTGCTGGTGGCAAGTACGCGTGTTACTACCGGTGGATACGAGAGTGTTTTTGCGATCGACGAAGAAGACGGAATGTTGGAGACGGTGAGATTACAGCGTAATATGTAGCAAAAACGCCGTCTGGTGTTTAAAAAGTTGTGTGTGACAAGAGTTCATATTGATTAACCATAAATTTATCTAAAACAGTGATGAAATTATCGTAAAAGCTTCAGCGTTGAGTATATGTGTATATTGCAGTGGTAcaataaaatgcataaaaataatCTGATACTATAATTGTGACACATTCATATATTTTGTTCCGACCAAAACTCGTGCACAGTGTTAATACTGTTATTCTAAAAATTggttttttattggttttttgtgttggtgctGTTGGAGCCGCCTTCGTCACTCCTGCGTAGGATGCCCCCTGCGTTACCAAGCTTCGCTTGCTCTGCATGCATCCCATGCCCGTGTGCTCAGGCATTAAGCAGTATCGGCAGTAAGGATTTTGTCCACTGTAGGTAACGGTGGTACGTTCCTTTCCTACCAAAATTGTTGGTCCGAGCTGCAGTGTTGGTGTCCCGAGAATAATTTTGACGAGGCGTATGCCAGTCTTAATTCCCGGGACCTTACTGTCTGGTCCATATTCTGTTTCCGTTACCGTAAGCACTTCACCAAAACAAGCAAGCGCTGCTTTGATTTCAGCTTCGGTGACGTACGGGGGAAGCTCGTGCAGCCGCATCTCCGTTGCTCCGTCCTCCAATAGAATCGGCAGTGGGTAAGCCGTCCCGTCGATTTGCAGGAAGTGCTTTCCCTGGTGCTCCTGCACCACTTTCTGCGCCAGCGCAAGCGTCTCCGTTTCCACGAAAACAACCGCAGTAGACGTGCACATCTGTATCCGTGTCACGATCTCCCCGGCCTTCAGTATATCGACTATAAAGTCGATCACTTCTGATCGAGAAGGGCGTTTTGGGATCCCTTCGTACACGATCTTAAAGGTTTTGTCCCTAATGGGCCTAACTCCTGATGCCTCCATGGCTCGTcttgtttttaattgtatttgtaATGATTTGTACTCTTGCTGATAGAAAACACGTGTGATCTACTCGACAGTCAAGAGCAAACTGCACTTTATAAGCTCAGAAGAACACATTTGATTCTTCTTGACTTTACTCATTTGTATAGCCCAATATTCAATTCTGCGTAAAATACGATAGATTTAGAGAATTTGTAACCTCTTGTGATTAAAgctcattttgtttcttcattaTAGTCCGAACTGATCCACAAATATGGATACCCAATCGAACGACACGAAGTTATCACCGACGACGGATATGTGCTGGCGTTAACGAGAATTCCTCCCAAGGATAAACCATCCAATCTATCGCTTCCGAAACTTCTGGTGCACGGAATGATTGCTAGTTCTGCCGATTTTCTTATCATCGGACCTAACAATAGTCTCGCCTATCTGTTGGCTGATCAGGGCCATGATGTATGGATGGCGGATCTGCGCGGCAATCGATACTCTCGTCGACACACCACCCTGTCACCTGACTCACGTGCGTACTGGGACTACACCTGGCACGAGATGGGCTACTACGATCTGCCGGCCATGATCGATCACATCTTGCATGTGACCGGTacaaggcgcctccattacatTGGGTTTTCGCAGGGAACTACCGTGTTCTTCGTGATGGCCTCCAGTCGGCCAGAGTACAATGAAAAAATTAGTCGAACGTACGCCCTATCAGCGGCTGTATATGTGGAGCACGTCCGAAGTCCCATCTTTCGATGGATCGCAGAGAACATTAATGCCATCAAGTATTTTCTAGACACTATGGGACTATGGCAGTTGTTACCCCACAACAAGGCACAGTATGCACTGCAGAGAACATTGTGTCCACCAAGCATAGCGCGGAATATTTGTGTTCAACTGATGGAACTGTTATATGGACCCAATCCCAATGGAACGGATCCGGTAGGATGGCTAATTTGTTCATGTGTTACCCTCCGCTAGTTCGTATTTATAACCATTCTTTTGTGTCTATGTTTTAGCTGGCACAGCACGTGATTGCTGGACATAATTCTTCCGGAGCATCAAGCAAACAGCTGCAACACTTCGCTCAGCTGAACCGTTGCGGTTGTTTTCAACAGTTTGACTACGGGCGAAAGGAACTGAATCTTGAGGCCTATGGAAGTGAACATCCACCGAAATACAATTTGTCCGCTGTCACTACACCAATTGTGATATTTTACAGCCTAAACGATTGGATGGTAGATCCAGCTAATGTTGTACGACTAGCGAGTGAGCTACCGAATCTCGTTTCCATGACCGTTGTAGAGGATCCCAACTTCAACCATCTTGATTTTATGATAGCGAAACGTGTTCGT
Proteins encoded in this window:
- the LOC125760469 gene encoding lipase 1-like, with protein sequence MIASSADFLIIGPNNSLAYLLADQGHDVWMADLRGNRYSRRHTTLSPDSRAYWDYTWHEMGYYDLPAMIDHILHVTGTRRLHYIGFSQGTTVFFVMASSRPEYNEKISRTYALSAAVYVEHVRSPIFRWIAENINAIKYFLDTMGLWQLLPHNKAQYALQRTLCPPSIARNICVQLMELLYGPNPNGTDPLAQHVIAGHNSSGASSKQLQHFAQLNRCGCFQQFDYGRKELNLEAYGSEHPPKYNLSAVTTPIVIFYSLNDWMVDPANVVRLASELPNLVSMTVVEDPNFNHLDFMIAKRVRELVYDKILLDLNLEA